ATCTTGAAGTAAATATatgtaattataattaatgatcataattaaaagtctttattttatttcaatttgttCAGTACATGtttatcttaaaatttattcatttattaattagtatttttttacatttaattatcattaatttatataaatcaaaatgtataacttaaaaagatagatacgtgtctaaaaaataaaaaatatttttttgttagtaaaaaatttatgacgctttaatttttttttggcatCATATCTTACATTTTTACCATAAGTTAGaggtaaattattaaatataaattagattTATTACTTATTATCCTAATTCAAATTCATTAAATTCGATTTAAATGGAGACAACTAGGTAACGTTATTGGATTTAGGGGATTCAGGTAATTTTAGGGTGACTTTGATTTATCAACGTAAATTAGCCTAATATGTGATATTagttattgttatatatataaaaaatgtgaTATATTTATGCATTGTTTAGATTAGAAGAATTTGTAGAGAAATGACATGTTGGAGAAGAAAATGGatggaaaaattatttttttattatttggtttaacaaagaaattgaatgaaaaacataaAAGTGTATACGAAGCTCACGTaaattttttctcttcaaagttgCACAAAAAAACTGATTCAAAAGTgcaaacatgaataaaaataCAGAGTTACCttttgaaatataatttatatataatatataaaaatatttatataatttttctctattataatttttcctcttcttacttttccttccatttaagcaaaagaaattttttcctctattttcttttcattcattttttttcatctaaacagcacaaaaaaaaatatacttttctttccattttctttcctcttattttttatcttatatccaAACAATAGTTTAGTGTTTAtccatttatcttttattaatattgttATAACAAGGATACATGTAACTTTATAAAAATGAGATAACCTAAACTTTGATTATCTAAGAATTTATTGAGTGGCTAGAATAACTCCAAGTCACGAACCAATGAATGCTAGCAATAAGGATGATCACAAAAACATCTGAAATGGGTATTTGCACGGATTACTCGCGTTTTGGAGTTAGATGAGGACTCCTGAAATTCTCACGACCTGCCATGCGAAAATGAATGGGGACTAGGGGTGGTAAGCGGGTCGAAATCTGTCGAGCTGGTCGTATAACCCGCTAAAAAATGCGGGTTGGGCTGGAAATTTATGgccaccaaacttaaaaatctcACCTACCTTGCACCGCCTAATCCACGGGATTTGGCGGGCTTTTGCGGGACGGGGTAGACTTTTTCGCTGGGCCAAGCTTTTATTTTGGTAGagctatttttttataaatttctaTGATGTTATTGATCTACAAAATGATGAAGATGATAATTGAAGAAGTTTGAAGTTATATTTTGGATAATATTTGTTTTGCTTTGAACAATGctggttttattattttgtttcaaaaaaattatttataattatatttattacacatttataattataaagacgTTAATGTacatgaatttaaaaattataattttttatatttttaggaattataaatttattgaaattattgtgaaattatatatattgtttaatatttaatgcCTTATAAAAAAAAGGAGATCCCACTAGCCTACTATTAGACGGGCGGGAGAAAAATTCAGGATCATCTTACTAGGCGGGGTGAGCTTTTAGCGAGACAGGACGGACTTTCCCGTTTGCCACTCCTAATAGGGGAACGGATATAAGTACCCGCCCTATGAAACTTATTAAATATACgcgaatataaaattattaatttatcctAATTTATATATACGTAAATCCATTTCTTGAAATTAGTAATCCTAATTTCTGTCTCCAATtcgaattttttctttttcttctagactCATTCTCAGCCTTGATCCTCTCTCTCTAACTCACTTTCTCTACCTCTCATCAAGTCCGTCACTATGTCGCTCAGTATAGtcctaaaaaattatgttatgttattatgttggattatttttttatgttttctccttttgaaatgttatttttcataacgaatatgttataaattgtattgaattatattgaattgattattttatgattgattatattatgtctttttgtgttaatttttttaaaaatttttaaagaatattcGTAGATACCCAAAGAGATCTGCGTTCTTTAAGGGGTAATTAAACAGGAACTTGCAATGATGGAGAAAGAACAgggatatttttttttaaataggaaCGAGGGATGAAAAGTGGGTTTCTCACGCTCTCCTTGAGTCCTCATTACcatattagtttatttttcaataaaataaattatatattgaataacaAAAGTTGCTATCAGTTTCTTTTCACACTAACTAATACTCAACGATGATGTTTCGATACACCATATtaccaaaaaatattaatcgatctaataacttttgtaatgacataagtttatgaatttggaaatttaaaaattattttataaaatgtgaAGTTTTAACAAGTAATAATGTTGAtcatattattttgattttaagaatgaatacgatagcaataaataaaattatcccaagtaaatttcaacaaagacaaaaatttataagtatttttattaatgaaaaattaatctattttaaagacaaatacaattttttttctatggATTTTCTAACTTGGCAAGTCGAGAATTAATCCACCACATATTGATGCTCTATTTATTAAGGGTCTATCGCTAATTAATGGATTGTGATACACACAAGGCGAAATTCAAACTACAAATACTTGCTTAAGCAGGCAAATGAGATGACCATTCAATAAATCtaaattgattaaaataaatattaattatttttaatattttcaagttgtaaaatatttataataataattactatgtatattttttatttaaatttaataaaaaaatttatataattttatgtattatcccGTGTAGGACACGGGAACATACACTAGTTTGTtcaaaaaatgaattttttgtttgtttgttttctcAAAGTTAgatctttattttattcaaaaaatattattgagaTAAAATCAAAGGTGAGAAGGAAGTCTTTAATTTAACGTAGTATTTTGTACAGAATTTGTTGTTTGAATCCTCCAATGAAGTTGCGAACAATGATGATTTTGAAGTGTTGAAAAATGCTATTACACCAACCAAGCGATATCCTCGGAGTCAGAAAATTCGAAAGTGCAAGGAGATACCTCAACTTGCAAGAAGATCAAGATTGAGAATGAAACTTGAGAATTTAGATGCACATGTTTTGGAATCCCTTTTAGAGTCTATCTAATAGAATAATGGCAATCATATGTTTGTTTTGGTGAAAACATTGTCTTTTCTtgagttatttttcttttggttcttttcgatttttatgtttggaatttaaatttttttaaatataaattgaaattatttGGTTATTACTTgtggttttatttttaattcgaTTCACACCGTTGATATTCTGTTAATTTctactttattatttaatgtcataaagttataaatttctcataaagttattaatttttaatgtgtacttattttaaaaaaagtctaattataatttttaattaaagtattatgtttaaaattttaaatttaaattcaaataattttttttaatttttaagtaaGCAATTGGGtttgagaatattttttaaaactttatataatttataagcTATTATGCTAATTACAAAAGATTAtattaaagtaaataaaattattagtcTTATTAAAATGTGAGGTTATTTATactatttaaaagaaaattttaatttgatattcTTCTATActgaattctgaattttgttTCTAATGTTGTTTCGacaaaattgaattaatttaggaaattctatttaaaaatttaaaatttgtactAGATAATTAGGAAActctatttaaaattttgaaatttgaaattttaatacTAATTCATAATTAAGTGACTCCTTAATCATTTCggtttttaaatttaaatttttttacacaTTTATAAATTTTCTCTTTACTCAATTTACATTGTTATCTTTTATATTGTTTCTCCACAATAGAAGTACTTTCAGTTTTTCtccatttttaaatattttttctaaatttacgTCATTTATaaggttattaatttttaaattatttttaattttattttttttatcgaTAAATAATAGGATTGATACTATTTTtgataaaactaataaaaattatttttaaattaacaaattcCTATATTCTTAATGAACAACGAacgtttaattaaaaaattttatttaaaaatttaaaatttgcaCTAGCTAATTAGGAaactctatttaaaaatttgaaatttgaaattctaATACTAATTCctatatttttaatcataaaaCTTTTAATGTCTTCTTCAGATCAAGATAAAGGTGAAATGAAGAGATTTGCTAATTGGATACTTGATGTTGGAAATGGAAATATTGGTTCTGTTATTGGTGATGAATcagaaattgaaattccagataatcaaaaattgaaattgaaattacaACTACTAATGACCCTCTCTCTCGTTTGGTAGACTTTGCATATCCAAATTTGTTGCAAAACATGTCAGATTACAGGTATTTTTAGAGTAGGGCAATTCTTGAACCCATGCTTGAGAGTGTCGAGGAAGTAAACGATTTTATCTTGACAATCTTTTCAGGGATGAAAAAGGAGTATTTGAGTTCTGACACAACATGTCAAGCTGATGAGAATGAAGATGTACAATAAGAGTGGTTCACACTAGAGTTCCTAAATGACATCAAATATTCGGGACTATTCAATCACAAGTTGACTTTGAAGCTAGGAGTCGTTGTAATGCTACTGCGAAACATAGACCAGACTTTAGGTTTATGCAACGGGACAAGATTAATAATTAACGAATTTGGCAGCAACATAATTGAAGCAATAGTAGTGACTGGTAGAAATATTGGAGATAAAGTGTACATTCcaagaatgaacttgatctCTTCAGATTCAGGATTGCCATTTAAGTTCCAACAAAGACAATTTCCATTAACAGTATGCTTTGCAATGACCATTAACAAGAGTCACGGTCAATCATTATCACATGTAGGACTTTACTTGCCAAAATCAGTGTTCACCCATGGACAACTTTATGTTGCTTTGTCAAGAGTTAAGAGTCGCAGTGGCCTCAGGATTTTAATTCTAGACGAAGACGGCAATTCAAAGTCATCAACAACAAATGTCGTGTTTaaagaaatttttaataatatttaggtaagaataatattattttcattttaatagTATGTTATGATTTACActtttgtataaatatttacTGTAGATATAACTAATTTGTCTATAACTCTGTTTTCAGATTTGAGATGAAATGTGTAACAAGGAGCACAACATCATATGCcaattatttttctaatgaaGTTAGTAAGATACTAGGTTGTCGATAGATTTTTATTAGCCTTTTAGTATAAAATTTAGTATAAAATTGACATGCTATTATTACAGTTAtatatgttcttatttttttcatgtCTCACTTCTTATGGTTCAAGAATATTATAGACTTCAAACTCTTCTATttgctttttattttgaataaagataaaataacatattcaatacgtttattatataataacGATGATCGTGTTATACTaaactcaaaaaaatttatgattataaaatattattttaaatttaatatgtcaaatttaaatataagtcCGTGCATCGCACGGATTTAACACTAGTATTTAGATAAAGGGCAATTACCATAACTGCCCAAAAATTACAATCTGCCACTTTCTTCCAAAAATTACAATAAATCCATAACACCTCTTCGTGAGCTAAAATTTGGTGGGGGACAAACTAGAGATACTAAAATTCACAGTGTTTTTCGTCTCATATATTTTCAAGCTTTATAagattaattataaattttagaagTTGGCTGTGCTATTTTTTTAGGCAGTTCAGAAATCAAGTCTGCCAGTCCTTcttctaaaatttatatataattctatatcaattGTTGAATAAAGTACTTTTTGGCTTTTCATGCACTCGTTTGGATccctctttatttttttaaattttcagatTCTCATGTTACATACATTCTCATATATGTAGAAGATATATTGGTTACGGGTAGTAATGAAAAAGAAATCTAGATGACAATAAATCAGCTTCATTCTACTTTTTTATCGAAGGATTTAGGTGACATTCATTTTTCCTTAGGCATCAAAGCCACATCTCATTCTTCTACTCATATTTCTTTACGTCAGACCAAGTATATACATGAACTTTTAGAAAAATCTGGTATGCAACACTTTAAACCTATGGTTACACCTATTGTAAGAATCGCAACTAATCAACCCGTTAATTAAGTGATTAATTGCTCAAATTAGATTCCAAAAAGTTAGAGagagaatttgaggatttaCAAGTGATTTTTTGACTCAGTGGgtctttctgagtcagaaaatgtgcTTTCTGCGAAAAACCGTAAAAAACCGCGAACCGAcagttgaaccggttcaagtctgCCCGGTATCGCACGGAAAAAAGTGAAAACCgtcaaaaaccttagaaaaacattagaaatagaaaatcggacgttaattttaaaggtttgccTCGAAGTTGGACCAAATgggctaaaaacgctaacgggttAGACCAGGTCtaagttgggcccaagcccaacatataaaagGGTTCATAAGTGAACCCATTTTAGCATAACACACAAACAAACACACTCATACATGctgaaaagagaagaagagagaaaccCCATGGTTACTATTCATTACCATCTTCAcaagctcatatcttgagctatagAGCTCCGATCATCGCACTGTTTGCGGCTACGCGTTCCttgtgaagagctctacaaagTCCATATAAGAAACTGGAGAGGTAACCACGAAAATCATTTCTATTCttctctccaaaatttcgaTTCTTAGGGTTTGTGATTAAGtgagtttttgtgattttggatgtttaggttTGCTCTAATCCTTTCTTAGCCTTGGGTTTTGACATTTAAATCTGTTGGAAAATATAAAAGCCATTAAACTCTTGTAAATTTATGTTtaatagaaatcctaagttGATTTGAggtgatttatatgtatatagtttgatTATTGTGGCTTTGGGAGCTATTGGAACTTAATTGTGCTTATTATTGGAGTAGAATTGAAAGCTTGGATTGTGGTTGGAAGCTTGTTTGTGCTAACTTGGACATTCGGTGCATATagaaaatcggccaaggtatggtttcgattttctctatgtagtatataatattcatggacacctgggctagtgacccataggataggtttgaATTTAAATGGTTGTTGAGTTGTTAAATGATGATATGTGGTGGTTTATGATGAATTAATGATTGTTGGGTTTGCGTATGATGAATGATGGTAATATGATAATGATGATTAATTGTGtaacttgaaaagacataatgATGATATAAGTGATGTTGAATTGGATTGTTTGGCATTATGGTTGTAAAAGTGTGATATATTGGTGTTGATATTGAAGATGATGAAGTGAGGAAGAAAATGTGGTAATGTTGATGTATTAGGGCACAACagatttatttttatgaaagatGAAGTTTTTGAATGGTTTGATATGATTTAGAATGTGTATGGTAAGAAATTGTGTAAATGGTGAAGTTTGGAAAAAAATTGGgttttggtgaactttgttcGATCATAACTTTTGCATCGATTTTTGAAactgattgaaatttatttaaaattaaagatctttgaaaaccctttaaaccgatataaagtttgtaacaattgaaattttgtagaggaagttatgatcgttcaaagttggtgttaaaaatctgaaattctacaaagttgcagaattttatgatttctaatatgtgcgcacgcacaaccTTGTGCGGACGCACAACCTGCAAAAATTTTGatctgtgcggacgcacacacTTGTGCGCACACACAGGCAGGGAAGTGCGTTCTGTTTGCAGCGCTAGCATAGCTTATGCACTCACATATCTAAGGAAGAATTTcaacctgtgcggacgcacacgttGGGAAGGCCATTCTGTTAGGGTCACTGGCACAGGTTGTGCTAGTGAGTAGATTCCGTAAGTTTTtccacctgtgcgtacgcacacattttaaaattttctgaGCGTCCGTACGCACAGACTCCTGTGCGGCCGCACACGTCCTGTTTCTCAAATTTACttgttttcaactattctaCCTTCCCAACAAGATTGCaagcttctataacaccattttaagaCTTTTGGGCCTAGTTTTAAGTATTAGAACATGGGGTATAACTTAAGGGTTCTAGTACATGATTTTATGATAAATTAGAAAATGGAGGCCTAGGTTTCTGGTGTGCTGAGAATGGTTTGACGTTAGGTGAAAGATGATTGGTATATGAGATGAGAAATGATGAACTTGTGGTATTTGGAAACTGAGTTATGAATGGacagtggttgagatgagtcgGGGACTTGGATTGAGATGATGGATTTCTGTATACTGAAAATGCTTTTTAAAAACCACTGAAATATTGTTTTACTAAGATtatgagacgctatgcgcctggcaggggcggtggttaatcccgcctgTCAAGATAGCGGCGGTGGCGTAAGGATGGTGGTTAATCCCGTTTACGTTGAGATGTAAGGTCTGAGGTAAGAGTATCCCActcgcatcccttcggatctATAGAGCGTGCAGGCGCCAGTACCTGGACAGTGatccgagcactatatctcgggggttcccataTAAGAAATTCAAAGGGCGACGTCTCTATGGAGATGTGTtaggttggcagttgaaccgacaatgtgatatcacagccagtagggcaggcattcatcatatgtaTTTTCTATCTATTTGTATGCTTTGTTTACTTGTAATGGCTTGCCTAATTGAATAACATACTTACTTGCTATCTGAATTATTTGCCTTATATGCTTctacttgtgctttacttgcaTTGTATATTACCTGTattttctactgggattgaggaggttcggaaggcggtggcgatgggatcgcatggaggatcggttggtgaaggctgtgggacaacGGTGTTTGGTTAGAGTAGAAATCCCCTAAGATAGATGACCTGGTTTATTTAAGTCAATGTTGGTATATCATGCTTATCTGTTTTACAATGCTTAAGTAATGAAATCTTGTGATAGATATGGAGTTTAGGATTGTCTTTGGCGTCTCGGGATCTTATATCCTATATCACTGGGAACTGTTACCATATTGAGAACATCTGATTCTC
This sequence is a window from Arachis stenosperma cultivar V10309 chromosome 10, arast.V10309.gnm1.PFL2, whole genome shotgun sequence. Protein-coding genes within it:
- the LOC130956856 gene encoding uncharacterized protein LOC130956856, giving the protein MSSSDQDKGEMKRFANWILDVGNGNIGSVIEFLNDIKYSGLFNHKLTLKLGVVVMLLRNIDQTLGLCNGTRLIINEFGSNIIEAIVVTGRNIGDKVYIPRMNLISSDSGLPFKFQQRQFPLTVCFAMTINKSHGQSLSHVGLYLPKSVFTHGQLYVALSRVKSRSGLRILILDEDGNSKSSTTNVVFKEIFNNI